In Streptomyces sp. NBC_00569, a single genomic region encodes these proteins:
- a CDS encoding DUF1330 domain-containing protein, with amino-acid sequence MAKGYWVSVYRAISDPERLTAYDKLAGPAVKAGGGRLLSRGGRVVAHEAGNTQRVVLIEFDSFEQAVAAHESEAYQKALVVLSDGVERDFRIIEGID; translated from the coding sequence ATGGCTAAGGGCTACTGGGTCAGTGTCTACCGCGCCATTTCCGACCCTGAGAGGCTGACTGCCTACGACAAGCTGGCCGGTCCGGCCGTCAAAGCTGGGGGCGGGCGGCTCCTGTCCCGTGGCGGCCGAGTCGTCGCCCACGAAGCCGGAAACACGCAACGCGTCGTTCTGATCGAGTTCGACAGCTTCGAACAGGCCGTCGCGGCACACGAGAGCGAGGCGTACCAGAAGGCGCTGGTGGTCCTCTCCGACGGCGTCGAGCGCGACTTCCGCATCATCGAAGGCATCGACTGA
- a CDS encoding GlxA family transcriptional regulator gives MRPEPRPGAHKVVVLVLDGIYPFELGIPQRVLGSAGGRYEVVTAGVDGKPVRTDSDLTVTPGHGPEVLAEADTVIIPPYAITQASAAATDSKALDALSRVRPGTRLVSICSGAFLLAGAGLLDGRRATTHWALSDHFRELFPRVELDAGVLFVDHGDVLTSAGAASGVDVCLHLLRRDHGTEVANQVARLCVVPPYRDGGQAQYFERPLPPTGATGTGPTRDWALQRLELPLSLDELAAHAAMSPRTFARRFKEETGLSPGRWLTSQRLRRARHLLESSDLPVERVAHEVGFATATSLRRHLAAEAGVAPSAYRRTFRAPDPAVGDAGSIPA, from the coding sequence ATGCGCCCGGAACCGCGGCCTGGCGCCCACAAGGTGGTCGTCCTGGTACTCGACGGGATCTACCCCTTCGAACTCGGCATACCTCAACGGGTCCTGGGCTCCGCCGGCGGCCGCTACGAGGTGGTGACCGCGGGCGTGGACGGGAAGCCCGTGCGCACCGACTCGGACCTGACCGTCACCCCCGGGCACGGCCCTGAGGTGCTGGCCGAGGCGGACACCGTGATCATCCCTCCGTACGCGATCACCCAGGCCTCGGCCGCCGCCACGGACTCGAAGGCCCTGGACGCGCTTTCCAGAGTCCGGCCCGGTACCCGTCTGGTGTCGATCTGCAGCGGTGCCTTCCTGCTGGCCGGCGCCGGTCTCCTCGATGGGCGCCGGGCCACCACCCACTGGGCGCTCAGCGACCACTTCCGGGAACTGTTCCCCCGGGTCGAGCTCGACGCCGGCGTTCTTTTCGTCGACCACGGTGACGTGTTGACCTCAGCGGGGGCGGCCAGCGGCGTCGACGTCTGCCTGCACCTGCTGCGCCGGGACCACGGCACCGAGGTCGCCAACCAGGTCGCCCGCCTCTGCGTCGTGCCGCCGTACCGGGACGGAGGGCAGGCACAGTACTTCGAGCGGCCACTGCCGCCGACGGGCGCAACCGGCACCGGGCCGACCCGCGACTGGGCATTGCAGCGGCTTGAACTGCCGCTGTCGCTGGACGAGTTGGCCGCGCACGCGGCGATGAGCCCCCGTACCTTCGCCCGGCGCTTCAAGGAGGAGACCGGTCTGAGCCCCGGCCGCTGGCTGACCTCGCAGCGGCTGCGGCGGGCCCGGCACCTGCTGGAGTCCAGCGATCTGCCGGTGGAACGCGTCGCCCACGAGGTCGGATTCGCCACCGCCACCTCGCTGCGGCGGCACCTCGCGGCGGAGGCCGGAGTCGCCCCGTCT